From the genome of Halomonas sp. I5-271120, one region includes:
- the hrpA gene encoding ATP-dependent RNA helicase HrpA, with amino-acid sequence MSTTTTRSPTAADTTRLNALQQQLDDCLLNDARRLGKRLAGLKRRAKQGQPIERGLADIEQQLAKSQQRLAKRRAQPVALNYPAELPVVEHRDDILEALREHQVVVVAGETGSGKTTQLPKLCLELGLGRRGLIGHTQPRRLAARSVATRLAEELEVTLGEQVGYQVRFTDQTNDATLIKLMTDGILLAETQHDPDLSRYDAIIIDEAHERSLNIDFLMGYLKRLTARRPDLKIIITSATIDVDRFAAHFADERRPQQDGSATPAPVVQVSGRTYPVEVRYRPLVRSEDDEEDRTLQEGILQAVEEIEAIEREKRWQHGPRDVLIFLPGEREIRETADTLRRADLKGTEVLPLYARLSNAEQNRVFQSHAGRRIVLSTNVAETSLTVPGIRYVIDPGLVRISRYSYRAKVQRLPIEPISQASADQRKGRCGRISEGVCIRLYDEDDYLSRPAFTEPEIQRTNLASVILSMLSLKLGEIEAFPFVDAPDSRFIKDGFRLLFELGAVDEGNRLSELGRRLARLPIDPRLARMVLAGAESGCLRETLIVVSALAIQDPRERPADKRQAADQAHARWKDQDSDFVAWLNLWAGFEAAREELSGNRLRRWCRDHYLSYLRLREWHDTFRQLRQLLNDMGIKVPAPEPLPDDDEARAKRRRDNATVMHQALLTGLLSNLGQLLETRDYLGARNRKFQIHPSSGLGRKRPKWIMAGELVETSKLFAREVARIEPQWIEPLAGHLVKRTYSEPHWEMKRAQVVAFEQVTLFGLPIVNRRRVHYGPIAPAEARELLIRRALVEGEYRTKADFFAYNRSLIEEVEDLEDRARKRDILVDEETLFDFYDQRLPADIINGKGFEAWRKKAEAEDPDILKFDREALMARGAEDVTEEQYPYELMLGGVRYPLRYHFKPGASDDGVTLTVPAAMLSQLPVERLEWLVPGLLREKCIALMKSLPKSVRRQVVPIPDWVDAALATLTPDDVSLTAALGDFLRVKTGLRLDPDDWQLDQLEPHLRMNLSVVDHEGKVLGEGRDPVELERRFAKAASEGAQALAEQATGQQQVLEDLPETALPESRVTTQAGIRVEAFPALVEATEGLAVELFEHPAKAREAHRHGIKRLAMQRAPEAVRELKRVKGLDKCALLFAKVGSKRQLIDDLVEAVFLQVVAVDPLPRSRDELESRLAETREQLLPHGEHLVKVLERALNGHLAVTKALKGNLSFALALVYSDLKAQMQRLVHPGFVVEAGAWLEQYPRYMEAAQIRLEKAPRERNRDQMLMQDIQDFETRLAKRREAGRRQGPEDPELTEFGWWIEELRVSLFAQQLGTLEPVSPKRLEKRWAELTGRTP; translated from the coding sequence TTGAGCACCACAACGACCCGCTCCCCGACTGCCGCCGATACCACTCGCCTTAACGCCCTGCAGCAGCAGCTCGATGACTGCCTGCTCAATGATGCCCGTCGCCTGGGCAAGCGTCTGGCTGGGTTGAAGCGCCGGGCCAAGCAAGGCCAGCCGATTGAACGCGGCCTCGCCGACATCGAGCAGCAACTGGCGAAATCCCAGCAACGCCTCGCCAAGCGCCGCGCACAGCCGGTCGCGCTCAACTACCCGGCCGAGCTGCCGGTGGTCGAGCACCGTGATGACATCCTTGAGGCGCTTCGCGAGCACCAGGTAGTGGTGGTGGCCGGCGAGACCGGCTCCGGCAAGACCACTCAGTTGCCCAAGCTGTGCCTGGAACTGGGGCTCGGTCGACGTGGCCTGATCGGTCATACCCAGCCGCGGCGGCTGGCGGCACGCTCGGTGGCGACCAGGCTTGCCGAGGAACTCGAGGTCACGCTCGGTGAGCAGGTCGGCTATCAGGTGCGCTTCACCGATCAGACCAACGACGCCACCCTGATCAAGCTGATGACCGACGGCATCCTGCTGGCCGAGACCCAGCATGACCCGGACCTGTCTCGCTATGACGCCATCATCATCGACGAGGCCCACGAACGCAGCCTCAACATCGATTTCCTGATGGGCTATCTCAAGCGGCTGACCGCGCGCCGTCCGGACCTCAAGATCATCATCACCTCGGCGACCATCGATGTGGACCGCTTCGCTGCGCATTTTGCCGACGAGCGTCGTCCACAGCAGGACGGTAGCGCCACCCCGGCGCCGGTGGTGCAGGTCTCCGGGCGCACCTATCCGGTCGAGGTGCGCTATCGGCCGCTGGTGCGCTCGGAGGACGACGAGGAAGACCGCACGCTGCAGGAGGGCATCCTGCAGGCCGTCGAGGAGATCGAGGCCATCGAGCGCGAGAAACGCTGGCAGCATGGCCCGCGTGACGTGCTGATCTTTTTACCTGGCGAGCGCGAGATCCGCGAGACCGCCGACACCCTGCGCCGCGCCGACCTGAAGGGCACCGAGGTGCTGCCGCTCTATGCCAGGCTCTCCAACGCCGAGCAGAACCGGGTCTTCCAGTCCCATGCCGGGCGGCGCATCGTGCTTTCGACCAACGTCGCCGAGACCTCGCTGACGGTGCCGGGCATTCGCTACGTGATCGACCCCGGCCTGGTGCGCATCAGCCGCTACAGCTATCGCGCCAAGGTGCAACGGCTGCCCATCGAGCCGATCAGCCAGGCCAGTGCCGATCAGCGAAAGGGCCGCTGCGGGCGTATCAGTGAGGGTGTGTGCATCCGTCTCTATGACGAAGACGACTACCTGTCGCGGCCGGCCTTCACCGAGCCCGAAATCCAGCGCACCAACCTGGCCTCGGTGATCCTGTCGATGCTGTCGCTGAAGCTTGGCGAAATCGAGGCCTTTCCGTTCGTCGATGCCCCGGACTCGCGCTTTATCAAGGATGGCTTCCGGCTGTTGTTCGAGCTGGGCGCGGTCGACGAGGGCAATCGTCTGAGCGAGCTTGGCCGTCGCCTGGCGCGCCTGCCCATCGACCCAAGGCTCGCCCGCATGGTGCTGGCGGGCGCCGAGTCGGGCTGTCTGCGCGAGACGCTGATCGTGGTCTCGGCGCTGGCCATCCAGGACCCCCGCGAGCGCCCGGCGGACAAACGTCAGGCTGCCGATCAGGCGCATGCGCGCTGGAAGGATCAGGACTCTGATTTCGTGGCCTGGCTGAACCTGTGGGCCGGCTTCGAGGCCGCGCGCGAAGAGCTCTCCGGCAACCGGCTACGGCGCTGGTGTCGCGATCATTACCTGAGCTACCTGCGCCTACGGGAGTGGCACGACACCTTCCGCCAGTTGCGTCAGCTGCTTAACGACATGGGCATCAAGGTGCCGGCCCCCGAGCCGCTACCGGACGACGACGAGGCGCGGGCCAAGCGCCGCCGTGACAACGCCACGGTGATGCATCAGGCGCTCTTGACCGGGCTCTTGTCGAATCTTGGCCAGCTGCTCGAGACCCGCGACTACCTGGGGGCTCGCAACCGCAAGTTCCAGATTCACCCGAGCTCCGGGCTCGGTCGCAAGCGGCCGAAGTGGATCATGGCCGGCGAACTGGTCGAGACGTCCAAGCTGTTCGCCCGCGAGGTGGCACGCATCGAGCCGCAGTGGATTGAGCCGCTGGCCGGCCATCTGGTCAAGCGTACCTACAGTGAACCCCACTGGGAGATGAAGCGGGCCCAGGTGGTGGCCTTCGAGCAGGTGACCCTGTTCGGCCTGCCGATCGTCAACCGGCGCCGCGTCCATTATGGGCCGATCGCCCCCGCCGAGGCCCGTGAGCTGCTGATTCGCCGCGCACTGGTCGAGGGGGAATATCGCACCAAGGCTGACTTCTTCGCCTACAACCGCTCGCTGATCGAGGAAGTCGAAGATCTCGAGGATCGTGCCCGCAAGCGCGATATCCTGGTCGACGAGGAGACGCTGTTCGATTTCTACGACCAGCGGCTGCCTGCCGACATCATCAACGGCAAGGGATTCGAGGCCTGGCGAAAGAAGGCCGAGGCCGAAGACCCCGACATCCTCAAGTTCGACCGTGAGGCGCTGATGGCCCGCGGGGCAGAGGATGTCACCGAGGAGCAGTACCCCTACGAGCTGATGCTTGGCGGGGTGCGCTATCCGCTGCGCTATCACTTCAAGCCGGGAGCCAGCGACGATGGCGTGACCCTGACGGTGCCGGCGGCGATGCTCTCCCAACTGCCCGTCGAGCGGCTCGAGTGGCTGGTGCCGGGGCTCTTGCGCGAGAAGTGCATCGCGCTGATGAAATCGCTGCCCAAGTCCGTGCGTCGCCAGGTCGTGCCTATCCCGGACTGGGTGGATGCGGCCCTGGCTACCCTTACGCCTGACGATGTCTCCTTGACCGCCGCCCTTGGTGACTTCCTTAGGGTCAAGACCGGCCTGCGCCTCGATCCCGATGACTGGCAGCTGGATCAGCTCGAGCCCCACCTGCGCATGAACCTGAGCGTGGTCGATCACGAAGGCAAGGTGCTAGGCGAGGGCCGCGATCCGGTCGAGCTGGAGCGCCGCTTCGCCAAGGCGGCAAGCGAAGGTGCCCAGGCATTGGCCGAGCAGGCCACTGGCCAGCAGCAGGTGCTCGAGGATCTGCCCGAGACGGCGTTGCCCGAATCGCGGGTGACCACCCAGGCCGGCATCCGCGTCGAGGCCTTCCCGGCATTGGTCGAAGCCACTGAGGGGCTTGCCGTCGAGCTTTTCGAACATCCCGCCAAGGCCCGCGAGGCGCATCGTCATGGCATCAAGCGGCTGGCCATGCAGCGCGCCCCCGAGGCGGTGCGTGAACTCAAACGTGTGAAGGGGCTCGACAAGTGCGCGCTGCTGTTCGCCAAGGTGGGCAGCAAGCGCCAGCTCATCGACGATCTAGTAGAGGCCGTGTTCCTGCAGGTGGTGGCGGTGGACCCGCTGCCGCGCTCGCGCGATGAGCTTGAGTCACGCCTGGCCGAGACCCGTGAGCAACTGCTGCCCCACGGTGAGCATCTGGTGAAGGTGCTGGAGCGCGCTCTGAATGGCCATCTGGCTGTGACCAAGGCGTTGAAGGGCAATCTCAGCTTCGCCCTGGCGCTGGTGTACAGTGATCTTAAGGCGCAGATGCAGCGGTTGGTGCATCCGGGCTTCGTGGTCGAGGCGGGTGCCTGGCTCGAACAGTATCCGCGCTATATGGAAGCGGCGCAGATCCGTCTCGAGAAGGCCCCCAGAGAGCGCAATCGTGACCAGATGCTGATGCAGGACATTCAGGACTTCGAGACACGTCTTGCCAAACGCCGCGAAGCCGGGCGTCGCCAGGGCCCCGAGGACCCCGAGCTGACAGAGTTCGGTTGGTGGATCGAGGAACTGCGCGTGTCGCTTTTCGCCCAGCAGCTCGGCACTCTTGAGCCAGTTTCCCCCAAGCGGCTCGAGAAGCGCTGGGCAGAACTCACAGGAAGGACCCCATGA
- a CDS encoding beta-ketoacyl-ACP synthase III encodes MTTAVITGSGLYTPPYAIDNDALVAAFNAWVDSDNAEHEEAIATGEREALAHSSSAFIEKASGIKSRYVLDAEGILDPQRMRPRLPARGNDELSQQAEMGLAAARQALDAAQVQAEEIELVIVACSNLERAYPAVAVELQAALGAGGHAYDMNVACSSATFALDAARNAILAGSAKRVLVVSPEICSAHLNFRDRDSHFIFGDACTALVIEDDAVARASERFEILGTRLVTQFSNAIRNNAGFLNRVTDADPQALDKLFVQEGRRVFKEVCPLVASLIQQHLDDLGQQAADLSRLWLHQANQHMNDLIARRVLGQPPRDDQAPIILDRYANTSSAGSIIAFHLHRGDLPSGALGVVCSFGAGYSAGCVVVRRA; translated from the coding sequence ATGACTACCGCAGTGATCACCGGCAGCGGGCTCTATACGCCGCCCTACGCTATCGACAATGATGCCCTGGTGGCGGCCTTCAATGCCTGGGTGGACAGCGACAATGCCGAGCATGAAGAGGCCATCGCCACCGGCGAGCGCGAGGCGCTAGCGCATTCCAGCAGCGCGTTCATCGAGAAGGCCTCGGGCATCAAGAGCCGCTATGTGCTGGATGCCGAGGGCATTCTGGATCCGCAGCGCATGCGCCCGAGACTCCCTGCGCGGGGTAATGACGAGCTCTCGCAGCAGGCCGAGATGGGCCTTGCCGCGGCTCGCCAGGCGCTGGATGCTGCCCAGGTGCAGGCCGAGGAGATCGAGCTGGTGATCGTCGCCTGCTCCAACCTGGAGCGGGCCTATCCGGCGGTGGCGGTCGAGCTCCAGGCGGCGCTGGGGGCCGGCGGCCATGCCTATGACATGAACGTGGCCTGCAGTTCGGCGACCTTTGCCCTCGATGCCGCTCGCAATGCGATCCTTGCCGGTAGCGCCAAACGCGTGCTGGTGGTTAGCCCCGAGATCTGCTCGGCGCATCTCAATTTTCGCGACCGCGACAGCCATTTCATCTTCGGCGATGCATGCACCGCGCTGGTGATCGAAGACGATGCCGTGGCGCGCGCCAGCGAGCGCTTCGAGATTCTCGGCACCCGCCTGGTCACGCAGTTTTCCAATGCCATCCGCAACAATGCGGGGTTTCTCAACCGGGTCACCGATGCCGATCCCCAGGCGCTGGACAAGCTTTTCGTCCAGGAAGGGCGGCGGGTCTTCAAGGAGGTCTGTCCGCTGGTGGCCTCGCTGATTCAGCAGCACCTGGACGACCTGGGGCAACAGGCCGCAGACCTGTCGCGACTCTGGTTGCACCAGGCGAATCAGCACATGAACGACCTGATCGCGCGTCGGGTGCTAGGGCAGCCGCCCCGTGATGATCAGGCGCCGATCATTCTCGATCGCTATGCCAATACCAGTTCGGCGGGCTCGATCATTGCGTTCCATCTGCATCGCGGCGATCTGCCCTCAGGCGCGCTGGGGGTGGTGTGTTCCTTCGGAGCCGGCTACAGTGCCGGCTGCGTCGTGGTGCGCCGTGCATGA
- a CDS encoding VacJ family lipoprotein, which yields MAKAILLSTVMGMAGCASTQTAERNPQDPWEGFNRKVYAFNDTVDRYALKPIAQGYDYVTPSPVQTGVGNFFSNLGEVGTAFNSVLQWKWDNAGIATGRFVINSTLGLAGLVDVATDMGITGREEDFGQTLAVWGVGEGPYLVLPLLGPSTVRDTSGLPVDMYTDPVTHVEEDKVAYGLTFLRLVDKRAALLDQERLIQGDRYSFIRDAWLQQRRFEVNDGEMGDDPFASDSFEFDDSDFAVDDEAGATQPDAGSEAAPTP from the coding sequence ATGGCAAAGGCCATCCTGCTAAGTACCGTGATGGGTATGGCTGGCTGTGCCAGCACCCAGACCGCCGAGCGTAACCCGCAAGATCCCTGGGAAGGCTTCAACCGCAAGGTCTACGCCTTCAACGACACCGTCGATCGCTATGCCCTGAAGCCGATTGCTCAGGGTTACGACTACGTGACACCGTCACCGGTGCAGACAGGGGTAGGCAACTTTTTTTCCAACCTCGGTGAGGTGGGCACGGCCTTCAACAGCGTGCTGCAGTGGAAGTGGGACAACGCGGGCATCGCCACCGGCCGTTTTGTGATCAACTCGACCCTGGGCCTGGCCGGGCTGGTGGATGTCGCCACCGACATGGGCATCACCGGCCGCGAGGAAGATTTCGGCCAGACCCTTGCTGTATGGGGCGTGGGCGAGGGCCCTTACCTGGTCCTGCCGCTGCTTGGGCCGAGCACGGTGCGCGACACCTCCGGTCTGCCGGTGGACATGTACACGGACCCGGTGACCCATGTGGAAGAAGATAAGGTCGCCTATGGCCTGACCTTCCTGCGTCTGGTCGACAAGCGGGCCGCGCTGCTCGATCAGGAGCGTCTTATCCAGGGGGATCGCTACAGCTTCATTCGTGACGCCTGGTTGCAGCAGCGGCGCTTCGAAGTCAACGACGGCGAGATGGGTGATGACCCCTTCGCCAGCGACAGTTTCGAGTTCGACGACAGCGATTTCGCGGTTGACGACGAAGCCGGTGCGACCCAGCCTGACGCTGGCAGCGAGGCGGCACCGACGCCGTGA
- a CDS encoding PP2C family protein-serine/threonine phosphatase has product MASPRILIGVLDLPGKARDDLAEVVAKGAFAVIAAERPEELPNETELVVAHVRAVPTRDWSSLTARLPTLVVSDSRLDSDLLKAVDAGVVDYIIEPLRHGDILRRMIAKVIENRRLAEEHRRDRDRLAELNESLETHLEMLRLDQQAGGHIQRKLLPPRPLSLDGVTCDYWLAPSLYLSGDFLDYQRFDARFSVFYFADVSGHGASSAFVTVLLKYLCNRWLGEWDGANPECLAADWLANLNRELLDTGIGKHMAMFVGVIDHETRRLHYSLGAQLPMPLLVSEGSVAPLEGEGMPVGLFPNVEYPKLSCALPQNFRLWLCSDGVLEYLSGRTLDGRLKELERLVLASEDLAAMRESLSLGGLPEDDEDTISGHAPGYEELPDDLTIMTLSGFYHDEE; this is encoded by the coding sequence ATGGCCAGCCCAAGAATACTGATCGGCGTGCTCGACCTGCCCGGCAAGGCGCGGGACGATCTGGCCGAGGTGGTCGCCAAGGGCGCGTTTGCGGTGATAGCGGCCGAGCGGCCCGAGGAGCTGCCAAACGAGACCGAGCTGGTCGTCGCCCATGTGCGGGCCGTGCCGACCCGCGACTGGTCGTCCTTGACTGCCCGGCTGCCGACGCTGGTCGTCAGCGACAGCCGCCTCGACAGTGATCTGCTCAAGGCCGTGGATGCGGGGGTGGTCGATTACATCATCGAGCCGCTGCGTCATGGCGATATCCTGCGCCGTATGATTGCCAAGGTGATCGAGAATCGCCGGCTGGCGGAGGAACACCGCCGTGATCGCGATCGTCTCGCCGAGCTCAACGAGAGCCTGGAGACGCATCTGGAAATGCTGCGCCTCGACCAGCAGGCCGGTGGCCATATTCAGCGCAAGCTGCTGCCGCCCCGCCCGCTGTCATTGGATGGTGTGACCTGTGATTACTGGTTGGCGCCATCGCTGTACTTGTCCGGCGATTTTCTCGATTACCAGCGCTTTGATGCGCGCTTCAGCGTCTTCTATTTTGCCGATGTGTCTGGCCATGGCGCTTCATCGGCCTTTGTCACCGTGCTTTTGAAGTACCTGTGCAACCGCTGGCTGGGAGAGTGGGACGGTGCCAATCCCGAGTGCCTGGCAGCGGACTGGTTGGCGAACCTGAATCGTGAGCTTTTGGATACGGGTATCGGCAAACACATGGCCATGTTCGTGGGGGTCATCGATCACGAGACCCGTCGGCTGCACTATTCGCTGGGGGCTCAGTTGCCGATGCCGTTGCTGGTCAGTGAGGGCAGCGTTGCTCCGCTTGAGGGAGAAGGCATGCCGGTCGGATTGTTCCCGAATGTGGAATATCCAAAGTTGAGTTGTGCACTGCCGCAAAACTTCCGATTATGGTTATGTTCAGATGGAGTGCTGGAGTACCTGTCAGGCAGGACGCTTGATGGGCGGCTCAAGGAACTCGAGCGACTGGTGCTTGCCAGTGAGGATCTGGCGGCAATGCGGGAGAGCCTGTCACTTGGCGGGCTTCCCGAGGACGACGAGGATACCATCAGTGGGCATGCGCCGGGATACGAGGAGCTGCCCGACGATCTGACGATCATGACGTTGAGCGGTTTTTACCATGATGAAGAATGA
- a CDS encoding STAS domain-containing protein produces MMKNEGRLQAAIDSGVFILKLSGDVRLTLSATLDSQAQRLADMPGLETVMVDLREATNVDSTALGFLAKVALAVRDRLEQPPTIVVDNPDVRRMLDVMGFGDYFTLVESPIQESSELADLPLVNADELVLQERILEAHRILMHMSEHNREEFQPLVELLEEQHRQPSEP; encoded by the coding sequence ATGATGAAGAATGAAGGGCGACTTCAGGCGGCCATCGATTCTGGGGTTTTCATCCTCAAGCTGTCCGGTGATGTGCGCCTGACCTTGAGTGCGACGTTGGACAGCCAGGCCCAGCGGCTGGCCGATATGCCGGGGCTGGAAACCGTGATGGTCGATCTGCGCGAGGCCACTAATGTGGACTCCACCGCGTTGGGCTTCCTGGCCAAGGTGGCGCTTGCCGTGCGCGATCGGCTCGAGCAGCCGCCGACGATCGTGGTCGATAATCCGGATGTACGGCGGATGCTCGACGTGATGGGGTTCGGTGACTATTTTACCCTGGTCGAGTCACCCATTCAGGAGAGCTCCGAGCTTGCGGACCTGCCGTTGGTCAACGCTGATGAGCTGGTGCTTCAGGAGCGTATTCTCGAAGCACATCGCATCCTGATGCATATGAGCGAGCATAATCGCGAAGAGTTCCAGCCGCTGGTGGAACTGCTCGAAGAGCAGCATCGCCAGCCGAGCGAGCCATAA